In the [Clostridium] colinum genome, one interval contains:
- a CDS encoding PASTA domain-containing protein, with protein MKELLENILPYLNIEKKYTEKELEMEETREIKVPNFIEMDVNEAKKLLEEQEIKFEIMGEGSTVRTQFPPSEEIINYDEKIILYTK; from the coding sequence ATGAAAGAGTTATTAGAAAATATATTACCATACTTAAATATAGAAAAAAAATATACTGAAAAAGAACTAGAAATGGAAGAAACAAGAGAGATAAAAGTTCCTAATTTTATAGAAATGGATGTAAATGAAGCTAAAAAATTATTAGAAGAGCAAGAAATTAAATTTGAAATAATGGGAGAGGGTAGTACAGTTAGAACTCAATTTCCACCATCTGAAGAAATAATAAATTATGATGAAAAAATTATACTTTATACAAAATAA
- a CDS encoding VanW family protein, with protein sequence MSINLKYKKNKNILTYIIVILFIILGLAIIYSLWFIFNQANKKEMLNNPNIYNNILINDINVSNMSKEEAKLELDKLEINEKITLTYKDKQYIFNKSDFGVTLDKQQALDKAYNVGRTGSDKERINKIKSLEKDIEEISIERNIQEEVVKAKLEEISKDINIEAKNATLEKNNDTFNIIEGNNGISVDFEKTYKDLVDALLLQGDTNVEIIVNEVEPKYSSKYLSKVQDKIGSFSTKYTKKGESDANRITNMKVAASRINGTILYPGEVFSTIKKFGATTKSNGYKPAPTIINGKFVDEYGGGVCQVSSTLYNAVLYSELEIVERQNHSLKVGYLDYGYDAVLAGDYIDFKFKNSNQYPIYIESYLTDNEVICNIYGYEERPKNRTLKFENALVEVIEPSPKIVKETDELAEGKEKVEVKPLKGYKYKLYKLVYIDNKLTEKVLINNSYYKPRTEEVLVGTKKVEQVINLDEKNSIKNNVNTTQISNEKIEETSIETTTESNLDLIIVDETINTETTSEETIESSHTE encoded by the coding sequence TTGTCAATAAATCTGAAATATAAAAAAAATAAAAATATATTGACATATATAATTGTTATACTATTTATAATATTAGGATTAGCAATAATATATAGTTTATGGTTTATTTTTAATCAAGCTAACAAAAAAGAAATGCTTAATAACCCTAATATATATAATAATATATTAATAAATGATATAAATGTTTCTAATATGTCAAAAGAAGAAGCAAAATTAGAATTAGATAAACTAGAGATAAATGAAAAAATTACTTTAACATATAAAGATAAGCAATATATTTTTAATAAATCAGATTTTGGAGTTACGCTAGATAAGCAACAAGCTTTAGATAAAGCTTACAATGTTGGAAGAACCGGTTCGGATAAAGAAAGAATAAATAAAATAAAATCTTTAGAAAAAGATATTGAAGAAATATCTATAGAAAGAAATATACAAGAAGAAGTTGTAAAAGCTAAACTTGAAGAAATATCTAAAGATATAAATATAGAGGCTAAAAATGCTACTTTAGAAAAAAATAATGATACATTTAATATTATAGAAGGCAATAATGGTATTTCAGTAGATTTTGAAAAAACATATAAAGATTTAGTTGATGCTTTATTATTACAAGGAGATACAAATGTAGAAATAATTGTTAATGAAGTAGAGCCTAAATATAGCTCTAAATATCTTAGTAAAGTTCAAGATAAAATAGGCTCTTTTTCTACTAAATATACAAAAAAAGGTGAAAGTGATGCTAATCGTATTACAAATATGAAAGTTGCAGCAAGTAGAATAAATGGAACTATTTTATATCCAGGTGAAGTATTTTCAACAATTAAAAAATTTGGAGCTACTACTAAATCGAATGGATATAAACCAGCACCAACAATAATAAATGGAAAATTTGTAGATGAATATGGTGGTGGAGTTTGCCAAGTTTCTAGCACATTATATAATGCTGTTTTATATTCAGAGCTTGAAATTGTAGAAAGGCAAAATCATTCTTTAAAAGTTGGATATTTAGATTATGGATATGATGCTGTTTTAGCTGGTGATTATATAGATTTTAAATTTAAAAATTCTAATCAATATCCTATTTATATAGAAAGCTATCTTACAGATAATGAAGTTATTTGTAACATATATGGATATGAAGAAAGACCTAAAAATCGTACATTAAAATTTGAAAATGCCTTAGTAGAGGTTATTGAGCCAAGCCCTAAAATAGTTAAGGAAACAGATGAACTTGCTGAAGGTAAAGAAAAAGTAGAAGTAAAACCTTTAAAAGGATATAAGTATAAATTATATAAATTAGTTTATATTGATAACAAACTTACTGAAAAAGTATTAATTAATAATAGTTATTATAAACCTAGAACAGAAGAAGTTTTAGTTGGTACTAAAAAGGTTGAGCAAGTTATTAATTTAGATGAAAAAAATTCTATAAAAAATAATGTTAATACTACGCAAATAAGTAATGAAAAAATTGAAGAAACATCTATAGAGACTACAACAGAAAGTAATTTGGATTTAATTATTGTTGATGAAACTATTAATACTGAAACAACTAGTGAAGAAACTATTGAAAGTAGTCATACTGAATAA
- a CDS encoding DUF4097 family beta strand repeat-containing protein, protein MKTERVKILEMLEKGEITADEASMLLSALEGKYNQQAYENNNKNNQFIDFTKIINKITNTTQVLAKKTSKIYGNLEKEVKNIIKSSSNFNNKNNLCKEFNFVLNEMDNNLELKSLNGEMVLKGYNGDKLTLNVLYIPKNINNTIDFYNTENKKFIFDFKEENFDKVSLEVLVPKKYFKNISLKAINSNFSLDGVYFENVFCETTKCNGIIENSEGKNISINNINGKIIVRNIKANYLKICNINNYVKLNNVDVENMSIDVLNGEIDVINDYLNLFDIYNWNIETQNNPINVEINTDNVNYNLNAKTSLGKVTVLKNNLIYSEKSDYNVVAKTEHNNNLFKSLNLTLQTTNSTIILS, encoded by the coding sequence ATGAAAACTGAAAGAGTAAAAATATTAGAGATGCTAGAGAAGGGGGAAATAACAGCAGATGAAGCAAGTATGCTTTTATCTGCTTTAGAAGGTAAATATAATCAACAGGCATATGAAAATAATAATAAAAACAATCAATTTATAGACTTTACAAAAATTATAAATAAAATAACTAATACTACGCAAGTTTTAGCTAAAAAAACATCTAAAATATATGGGAATTTAGAAAAAGAAGTTAAAAATATTATAAAAAGTTCTAGTAACTTTAATAATAAAAATAATCTTTGTAAAGAATTTAACTTTGTTTTAAATGAAATGGATAACAATTTAGAGTTAAAATCATTAAATGGTGAAATGGTTTTAAAAGGTTATAATGGTGATAAATTAACTTTAAATGTATTATATATACCTAAAAATATTAATAACACTATTGATTTTTACAATACTGAAAATAAAAAATTTATATTCGATTTTAAAGAAGAAAACTTTGATAAAGTTTCATTAGAAGTATTAGTACCTAAAAAATATTTTAAAAATATATCTTTAAAGGCTATAAATTCTAATTTTTCTTTAGATGGTGTTTATTTTGAAAATGTATTTTGTGAAACAACTAAATGTAATGGTATAATAGAAAATAGTGAAGGTAAGAATATAAGTATAAACAATATTAATGGAAAAATAATTGTTAGAAATATTAAAGCAAATTATTTAAAAATATGTAATATAAATAATTATGTTAAATTAAATAATGTTGATGTTGAAAATATGTCTATTGATGTTTTAAATGGGGAAATAGATGTTATAAATGATTATTTAAACTTATTTGATATATATAATTGGAATATAGAAACACAAAATAATCCTATAAATGTAGAAATAAATACAGACAATGTTAATTATAATTTAAATGCTAAAACATCATTAGGAAAAGTTACTGTATTAAAAAATAATCTCATTTATTCTGAAAAAAGTGACTATAATGTTGTTGCTAAAACAGAACATAATAACAATTTATTTAAGAGTTTAAATTTAACTTTACAAACAACTAATTCCACCATAATTTTAAGTTAA